A single genomic interval of Nomascus leucogenys isolate Asia chromosome 3, Asia_NLE_v1, whole genome shotgun sequence harbors:
- the FUOM gene encoding fucose mutarotase isoform X3 — MVGLKGVPALLSPELLYALARMGHGDEIVLADLNFPASSICQCGPMEIRADGLGIPQLLEAVLKLLPLDTYVESPAAVMELVPSDKERGLQTPVWTEYESILRRASCATALAKIERFEFYERAKKAFAVVATGCWSRVSAP; from the exons ATGGTGGGGCTGAAGGGTGTCCCCGCACTGCTGTCCCCCGAGCTGCTCTATGCGCTGGCGCGGATGGGGCACGGGGATGAGATCG TTCTTGCGGACTTGAACTTCCCGGCCTCCTCCATCTGCCAGTGTGGGCCCATGGAGATCCGTGCAGACG GCCTGGGCATCCCGCAGCTCCTGGAGGCGGTGCTGAAGCTGCTGCCCCTGGACACCTATGTGGAGAGTCCG GCTGCAGTCATGGAGCTGGTGCCCAGCGACAAGGAGAGGGGCCTGCAGACCCCAGTGTGGACAGAATACGAGTCCATCCTACGCAGGGCCAGCTGCGCG ACAGCCCTGGCAAAGATAGAGAGGTTTGAGTTTTATGAGCGGGCTAAGAAGGCTTTTGCTGTTGTGGCAACGGG atGCTGGAGCAGGGTCTCAGCACCCTGA
- the FUOM gene encoding fucose mutarotase isoform X1 — MVGLKGVPALLSPELLYALARMGHGDEIVLADLNFPASSICQCGPMEIRADGLGIPQLLEAVLKLLPLDTYVESPAAVMELVPSDKERGLQTPVWTEYESILRRASCATALAKIERFEFYERAKKAFAVVATGETALYGNLILKKGVLALNLLL; from the exons ATGGTGGGGCTGAAGGGTGTCCCCGCACTGCTGTCCCCCGAGCTGCTCTATGCGCTGGCGCGGATGGGGCACGGGGATGAGATCG TTCTTGCGGACTTGAACTTCCCGGCCTCCTCCATCTGCCAGTGTGGGCCCATGGAGATCCGTGCAGACG GCCTGGGCATCCCGCAGCTCCTGGAGGCGGTGCTGAAGCTGCTGCCCCTGGACACCTATGTGGAGAGTCCG GCTGCAGTCATGGAGCTGGTGCCCAGCGACAAGGAGAGGGGCCTGCAGACCCCAGTGTGGACAGAATACGAGTCCATCCTACGCAGGGCCAGCTGCGCG ACAGCCCTGGCAAAGATAGAGAGGTTTGAGTTTTATGAGCGGGCTAAGAAGGCTTTTGCTGTTGTGGCAACGGG GGAGACGGCCCTCTACGGAAACCTCATCCTCAAGAAGGGGGTGCTTGCCCTCAACCTCCTGCTGTAG
- the PRAP1 gene encoding proline-rich acidic protein 1 isoform X1, protein MRRLLMVTSLVAVLLWEAGAAPAPKVPIKMQVKHWPSEQDTEKAWGARVVEPPEKDDQLVVLFPIQKPKLLATEEKPPGEGRGPILPGTKAWVETEDTLGRVLSPQQGPKPDHDSLYHPPPEEDQGKERPQLWVMPNRQLLLGPEEDQDHIYHPQ, encoded by the exons ATGAGGAG GCTCCTCATGGTCACCAGCCTGGTGGCTGTGCTGCTGTGGGAGGCAGGTGCAGCCCCCGCACCCAAG GTCCCTATCAAGATGCAAGTCAAACACTGGCCCTCAGAGCAGGACACAGAGAA GGCCTGGGGCGCCCGTGTGGTGGAGCCTCCGGAGAAGGACGACCAGCTGGTGGTGCTGTTCCCCATCCAGAAGCCGAAGCTCTTGGCCACCGAGGAGAAGCCACCAGGTGAGGGCAGGGGCCCCATCCTTCCAG GCACCAAGGCCTGGGTGGAGACCGAGGACACCCTGGGCCGTGTGCTGAGCCCCCAGCAGGGTCCCAAGCCCGACCATGACAGCCTGTACCACCCTCCGCCTGAGGAGGACCAGGGCAAGGAGAGGCCCCAGTTGTGGGTGATGCCAAATCGCCAGCTGCTCCTGGGACCGGAGGAAGATCAAGACCACATCTACCACCCCCAGTAG
- the PRAP1 gene encoding proline-rich acidic protein 1 isoform X2: protein MRRLLMVTSLVAVLLWEAGAAPAPKVPIKMQVKHWPSEQDTEKAWGARVVEPPEKDDQLVVLFPIQKPKLLATEEKPPGTKAWVETEDTLGRVLSPQQGPKPDHDSLYHPPPEEDQGKERPQLWVMPNRQLLLGPEEDQDHIYHPQ, encoded by the exons ATGAGGAG GCTCCTCATGGTCACCAGCCTGGTGGCTGTGCTGCTGTGGGAGGCAGGTGCAGCCCCCGCACCCAAG GTCCCTATCAAGATGCAAGTCAAACACTGGCCCTCAGAGCAGGACACAGAGAA GGCCTGGGGCGCCCGTGTGGTGGAGCCTCCGGAGAAGGACGACCAGCTGGTGGTGCTGTTCCCCATCCAGAAGCCGAAGCTCTTGGCCACCGAGGAGAAGCCACCAG GCACCAAGGCCTGGGTGGAGACCGAGGACACCCTGGGCCGTGTGCTGAGCCCCCAGCAGGGTCCCAAGCCCGACCATGACAGCCTGTACCACCCTCCGCCTGAGGAGGACCAGGGCAAGGAGAGGCCCCAGTTGTGGGTGATGCCAAATCGCCAGCTGCTCCTGGGACCGGAGGAAGATCAAGACCACATCTACCACCCCCAGTAG
- the FUOM gene encoding fucose mutarotase isoform X2, with the protein MWKKVAPRREGLASLSPAEVLADLNFPASSICQCGPMEIRADGLGIPQLLEAVLKLLPLDTYVESPAAVMELVPSDKERGLQTPVWTEYESILRRASCATALAKIERFEFYERAKKAFAVVATGETALYGNLILKKGVLALNLLL; encoded by the exons ATGTGGAAGAAGGTGGCTCCGCGGAGGGAGGGCCTGGCCAGCCTGAGCCCAGCCGAAG TTCTTGCGGACTTGAACTTCCCGGCCTCCTCCATCTGCCAGTGTGGGCCCATGGAGATCCGTGCAGACG GCCTGGGCATCCCGCAGCTCCTGGAGGCGGTGCTGAAGCTGCTGCCCCTGGACACCTATGTGGAGAGTCCG GCTGCAGTCATGGAGCTGGTGCCCAGCGACAAGGAGAGGGGCCTGCAGACCCCAGTGTGGACAGAATACGAGTCCATCCTACGCAGGGCCAGCTGCGCG ACAGCCCTGGCAAAGATAGAGAGGTTTGAGTTTTATGAGCGGGCTAAGAAGGCTTTTGCTGTTGTGGCAACGGG GGAGACGGCCCTCTACGGAAACCTCATCCTCAAGAAGGGGGTGCTTGCCCTCAACCTCCTGCTGTAG